In Verrucomicrobiota bacterium, one genomic interval encodes:
- the corA gene encoding magnesium/cobalt transporter CorA, translating into MKSSSSAPNEHPDNRSLYLQQTDLRERAERIGLPPGEDLPKVSSNFERQCHTRFRVRTYTDENLEEVETDDPEEVKEISETQENVWIHVEGVHAADKLRRFGELLDLHPLTIEDVMNVWARPRVEINKKELFFTLRAVQLEPDSHQLKGQQISIVFRENLVISFAENEEDVFSPVVSRLRVKESRLRKQGAYFLAYSLIDTLVDRLLMLTESIEERIVEMEEEMLGDDDNNTVPIHEIYRRKRQILRLNRVAFPLRDAVHDFHDLSPEVMDSSMDVYIRDLLDHSRRAADRVEHARRMLYNLQDFHSSRQDNRINRNMRLLTVIGTIFIPLTFVAGIYGMNFDPKASPWNMPLLDSYWGYPICLGGMLTFAIVMVIYFHRKGWL; encoded by the coding sequence ATGAAGAGTTCCTCCTCCGCACCGAATGAGCACCCGGACAATCGTAGCCTCTACCTCCAACAAACCGATTTGCGCGAGCGCGCCGAACGAATCGGCCTGCCTCCCGGAGAAGACTTGCCAAAAGTTTCGAGCAACTTTGAGCGCCAGTGTCATACGCGGTTCCGGGTCCGAACCTACACCGATGAGAATCTTGAAGAAGTTGAGACGGACGACCCTGAGGAGGTGAAGGAGATTTCCGAGACACAGGAAAACGTCTGGATCCACGTAGAGGGCGTCCACGCAGCTGACAAACTACGTAGATTCGGTGAGCTCCTCGATCTTCATCCCCTAACCATTGAGGACGTGATGAATGTCTGGGCTAGGCCACGGGTTGAGATCAACAAAAAAGAGCTCTTCTTCACCCTGCGTGCGGTCCAACTCGAGCCCGATTCCCATCAACTCAAAGGGCAGCAAATCTCCATAGTTTTTCGAGAGAACCTCGTAATCTCTTTTGCTGAAAACGAGGAGGATGTTTTCAGTCCAGTCGTTTCCCGCCTTCGGGTGAAGGAGAGCCGACTAAGGAAACAAGGCGCCTACTTTCTCGCCTACTCATTGATCGACACCCTCGTTGACCGCCTTCTGATGCTCACCGAATCGATCGAGGAGCGGATTGTGGAAATGGAGGAAGAAATGCTCGGCGATGACGACAATAACACGGTGCCGATCCACGAGATTTACCGGAGGAAACGGCAGATCCTTCGCCTGAACCGGGTGGCTTTCCCCCTCCGCGATGCGGTCCACGACTTTCACGATCTTTCCCCTGAAGTGATGGACAGCTCGATGGACGTATACATTCGCGATCTTCTCGATCACTCAAGGAGGGCTGCTGATCGAGTCGAACATGCGCGAAGGATGCTCTACAACCTACAGGATTTTCATTCGTCCCGACAGGACAACCGGATCAACCGAAACATGCGCCTTCTCACCGTGATTGGGACCATTTTCATTCCGCTCACCTTTGTCGCAGGGATCTATGGGATGAATTTTGATCCGAAGGCCAGCCCAT
- a CDS encoding GNAT family N-acyltransferase, with the protein MRPCTDNESLVELEKGIHNPLLRTGYHLIAPIVERLLGIRGINRLYDDSRGSRSDIFFQNVLQSLGVRYRYSDEEAARIAPDGPVFVIANHPFGGLDGIILGDFLLSIRKDTKLLANYLLLRMSELEPLVLGIDPFATKNSARFNGRSVKEALRWIKDGHLVATFPAGAVSHFRLTQRRVTDSDWNPVTAKLIQRSGASVVPIFFYGGNSLSFNIAGTIHPRLRTLLLARQLTNKKGHEVSLRVGTPISPAKIAEFDNEKDLLDFLRLRTYMLGGSGRRPRGPLHIRPNLKLTLPLPIKTRSADPSLKPLIDPVRKTKLLAEIDQIPEEGLLFERKKFRVYVVKGADAPNILLELGRLRELTFREVSEGTGKPYDTDHFDLDYLQLFLWNTEEQEIVGGYRMGQTDAILPRKRKRGFYTSTLFRFRTSFLESMDPAMELGRSFIVPSYQRKFATLSIIWQGIGAFISRNPRYRYLFGPVSINCEYETISKDLIIHFLRGNNFDSILSGKVKAKSPPEKSNLLSNEEKEAIERGVKNIDDVSALIAEIEPDQKGVPTLLRHYVKLNARFLSFNVDADFSDVLDGLMVVDLLETDEKTLRFFMGGQDVVNAFYAKHHRLAS; encoded by the coding sequence ATGAGACCTTGCACGGACAACGAATCCCTAGTCGAGCTCGAGAAGGGAATTCACAATCCGCTTCTGCGGACCGGTTATCACCTCATTGCACCTATCGTCGAAAGACTTCTCGGGATCCGGGGAATCAACCGGCTTTACGACGATAGTAGAGGCAGCCGATCGGACATTTTTTTTCAGAATGTTCTGCAAAGCCTTGGAGTCCGCTACCGATACAGTGACGAAGAGGCCGCAAGAATAGCCCCGGACGGGCCCGTTTTCGTGATCGCAAACCATCCTTTTGGTGGTTTGGACGGCATCATCCTCGGAGACTTCCTCCTCTCGATTCGAAAGGACACCAAGCTTCTGGCAAACTACCTCTTGCTGAGAATGAGCGAGCTTGAGCCACTCGTTCTGGGAATCGATCCCTTCGCCACAAAGAATTCGGCCCGTTTTAACGGTCGTTCAGTAAAAGAAGCCCTCCGCTGGATCAAAGATGGCCACTTGGTAGCTACCTTCCCGGCTGGTGCGGTGTCCCATTTCCGCCTCACGCAGAGAAGAGTCACTGATTCCGATTGGAACCCAGTCACCGCGAAGCTCATCCAACGCTCGGGGGCCTCCGTTGTGCCAATCTTCTTCTACGGAGGTAACAGTCTCTCTTTCAACATCGCCGGAACCATCCACCCCCGCCTCCGCACTCTTCTACTGGCGAGACAGCTCACCAACAAGAAGGGACATGAGGTTTCCCTTCGCGTTGGCACTCCCATCTCTCCCGCAAAGATTGCTGAGTTCGACAACGAAAAGGACCTCCTCGACTTTCTTCGCCTGCGAACGTACATGCTGGGCGGTTCTGGAAGGCGCCCCCGCGGACCGCTCCACATCCGTCCAAATCTCAAGCTCACACTCCCCCTCCCTATAAAAACCCGGAGTGCCGATCCGAGTTTGAAACCACTCATTGATCCCGTTCGCAAGACGAAGCTATTGGCTGAAATTGATCAAATTCCCGAGGAAGGACTCCTCTTTGAGCGGAAAAAGTTTCGCGTCTACGTCGTCAAGGGCGCAGATGCTCCCAACATCCTTCTCGAACTGGGGAGACTCCGCGAACTGACTTTCCGTGAAGTGAGTGAAGGTACCGGAAAACCCTACGACACAGACCATTTCGACCTCGATTACCTTCAGCTGTTTCTCTGGAACACAGAAGAGCAGGAAATCGTCGGTGGCTACCGGATGGGACAGACCGATGCGATTCTTCCCCGGAAGAGAAAAAGAGGATTCTACACCAGCACTCTTTTCCGATTCCGCACCTCTTTTCTCGAGAGCATGGACCCTGCGATGGAACTCGGGCGATCCTTCATCGTGCCCTCTTATCAGCGCAAATTCGCTACCCTTTCTATCATTTGGCAAGGAATCGGGGCCTTCATTTCGCGAAACCCCCGCTATCGCTACCTGTTTGGCCCGGTAAGCATAAACTGCGAATATGAAACGATCTCCAAAGATCTCATCATTCATTTCCTCCGTGGAAACAATTTCGATTCCATCCTTTCCGGCAAAGTCAAAGCCAAGAGCCCTCCTGAAAAGAGTAATCTGCTAAGCAACGAGGAAAAGGAAGCGATTGAACGAGGTGTAAAAAACATCGACGACGTATCTGCTCTCATTGCAGAGATTGAGCCCGACCAAAAGGGAGTGCCCACCCTCCTCCGCCATTACGTAAAGTTGAACGCCCGCTTCCTAAGCTTCAATGTGGACGCGGACTTCAGCGACGTCCTTGATGGTTTGATGGTCGTGGACCTACTCGAAACCGATGAGAAGACTCTTCGCTTCTTCATGGGTGGCCAGGACGTCGTCAACGCGTTCTACGCTAAACACCACCGATTGGCATCATGA
- a CDS encoding Asp23/Gls24 family envelope stress response protein, producing the protein MEKPNSEETDSAVPFVSEESSTLGEIRINHSVVANIVRIATLNVPGVHSVGGGRFEGITEMFAKKEGERGVRVSEDEGGTYEIDVRVILDFGVELARAGGQIQQTIREEVSKMTSKDVGRVDITIDGVHVPDQSKQDGGSWNR; encoded by the coding sequence ATGGAAAAACCTAACTCAGAGGAAACCGACAGTGCTGTTCCCTTCGTTTCGGAAGAAAGCTCCACTCTCGGAGAAATCCGCATCAATCACTCCGTCGTCGCCAATATCGTCCGCATCGCTACCTTAAACGTCCCTGGGGTTCACTCGGTCGGTGGCGGTCGTTTTGAGGGGATCACCGAAATGTTCGCCAAGAAAGAAGGCGAGCGTGGAGTTCGTGTCAGCGAAGACGAAGGGGGCACTTACGAAATCGATGTCCGCGTGATTCTCGACTTTGGCGTCGAGCTGGCCCGCGCCGGCGGCCAAATCCAACAAACGATCCGGGAAGAAGTTTCCAAAATGACGAGCAAAGACGTGGGTCGCGTCGACATAACGATAGACGGCGTCCACGTGCCCGATCAGTCCAAGCAAGACGGCGGCAGCTGGAACCGATAG
- the accC gene encoding acetyl-CoA carboxylase biotin carboxylase subunit: MLKKVLIANRGEIALRIIRACRELGIETLAVYSEADEQSIHCQVADDAICIGPAPSADSYLKGDRILSAAELANVDAIHPGYGFLAENADFAEQCESCNIKFIGPKSKTIRQMGDKALARETVKAAKVPIIPGSEGAIQDGKEAIKLAKEIGFPVIIKAVSGGGGRGMRVAHNAVAFQREFDTARNEAEKAFGDGSVYIEKFIQDPRHIEFQILADEHGKIIHLGERDCSVQRRHQKVIEEAPSPTITADQRRKMGRAAVKAAEAADYWNAGTIEFLVDKNGDFYFIEMNTRIQVEHPVTEIVTGIDLIKKQLQIASGEALGIEQKQIRVEGKHAIECRICAEDPSRNFAPSPGEIDLYFPPGGPGVRVDSHVYSGYPVPPHYDSMVGKLITYGDTREAAIVHMQRALKEYLVRGINTNIPFLQAIVSDPVFRQGQTTTRYVEEFLARTPRYLLSPSQPES, encoded by the coding sequence ATGTTGAAGAAAGTCCTCATCGCCAACCGCGGGGAGATCGCCTTGCGGATCATCCGGGCTTGCCGAGAGCTCGGGATTGAGACGCTTGCTGTCTATTCGGAAGCAGACGAGCAATCGATCCACTGCCAGGTTGCGGATGACGCAATCTGCATCGGGCCGGCTCCGAGCGCGGACAGCTACCTCAAAGGCGATCGAATCCTCAGTGCGGCCGAACTGGCCAATGTCGATGCGATCCACCCCGGCTACGGGTTTTTGGCTGAGAACGCTGACTTCGCCGAGCAATGCGAGAGTTGCAACATCAAGTTTATCGGGCCCAAATCCAAGACGATTCGTCAGATGGGAGACAAGGCCCTGGCAAGAGAGACGGTCAAAGCAGCCAAGGTTCCGATCATTCCCGGCAGTGAAGGGGCCATACAAGACGGAAAAGAGGCCATTAAACTCGCAAAGGAGATCGGCTTTCCGGTGATCATCAAGGCAGTCTCCGGGGGCGGTGGTCGCGGAATGCGGGTCGCCCACAACGCAGTCGCCTTTCAGCGAGAGTTCGACACCGCACGCAATGAGGCCGAGAAGGCATTCGGGGATGGCTCTGTCTATATCGAGAAATTCATCCAGGACCCACGGCATATCGAGTTTCAAATTCTCGCCGACGAGCACGGGAAGATCATCCATCTCGGTGAGCGTGATTGCTCCGTGCAACGAAGGCATCAGAAGGTAATCGAAGAAGCGCCCTCACCCACGATTACAGCAGACCAGCGGAGGAAAATGGGGCGGGCGGCTGTGAAAGCGGCCGAGGCCGCCGACTATTGGAATGCCGGAACAATCGAGTTTCTCGTCGATAAGAATGGGGACTTTTATTTCATCGAGATGAACACGCGGATTCAGGTCGAGCATCCTGTTACTGAAATTGTGACTGGTATCGACTTGATCAAAAAGCAGCTTCAGATTGCGTCCGGTGAAGCCCTCGGTATCGAGCAGAAACAGATTCGAGTCGAAGGGAAGCACGCCATCGAATGCCGGATCTGCGCCGAAGATCCTTCCCGCAATTTTGCCCCCTCTCCTGGGGAGATCGATCTTTACTTTCCACCGGGCGGCCCGGGAGTGCGGGTAGACTCTCATGTCTACTCCGGATACCCGGTCCCACCCCACTACGATTCAATGGTGGGGAAACTAATCACCTACGGCGACACTCGTGAGGCAGCAATCGTCCACATGCAGCGGGCACTCAAGGAATATCTGGTCAGGGGGATCAACACGAATATCCCGTTTCTTCAGGCAATCGTGAGCGACCCTGTCTTCCGTCAGGGCCAGACCACCACACGCTACGTGGAAGAATTTCTTGCCAGAACCCCTCGATATCTTCTCTCTCCCTCACAACCTGAATCCTAG
- the accB gene encoding acetyl-CoA carboxylase biotin carboxyl carrier protein — protein MKGQALDIEQIEKLVEIMKDSDLSSMEIEEETFRVRLAREKEIVTIQGGAPAIAAPSAAPAPAAPPATGAAAAPADEEEKGVAYVKSPMVGTFYRAPSPDSPPFVEEGGKIKTETVVCIIEAMKVMNEIQSEISGKVLEILVENGEPVEFGQALMKVKEG, from the coding sequence ATGAAAGGACAAGCTTTGGACATCGAACAAATTGAAAAACTCGTCGAAATCATGAAGGACAGCGACCTTTCCTCGATGGAGATTGAGGAGGAAACGTTTCGCGTCCGTCTGGCCCGCGAGAAGGAGATCGTCACCATCCAAGGAGGTGCGCCCGCGATCGCCGCACCTTCTGCGGCACCCGCTCCTGCCGCACCTCCGGCCACAGGGGCCGCCGCAGCTCCTGCTGACGAGGAGGAAAAAGGAGTCGCCTATGTCAAATCCCCGATGGTCGGCACGTTTTACCGAGCTCCCTCGCCCGACAGCCCGCCATTCGTGGAAGAAGGTGGCAAGATCAAGACGGAAACGGTGGTTTGCATCATCGAAGCGATGAAGGTGATGAACGAAATTCAGTCCGAAATCAGCGGCAAGGTCCTCGAGATCCTCGTGGAAAACGGCGAGCCGGTCGAATTTGGCCAAGCGCTGATGAAGGTCAAAGAGGGTTGA
- a CDS encoding lamin tail domain-containing protein, giving the protein MLLLTVTVEHDLTETNERHVKKYLTFLITTSLFASVCSAQITSEAVVSATIEDDGINGTSLFFAQNNNSNFDEYSLAGFLLSQTNFGDLEVADISSAVLTLTVSDQFFSATGPFSILFTTDSSTDLGGYSSLLFDSNSTYGINASDFTDAPVVVGTGNYAFSGNNGGGTTVDISLDLSVFEAELIAAINAGEPFNLLIGSLNSDSTIATFAGAGVSGAPLLEITATTTGVNPEPSAHPTSFDSAVQFNSIQLVWVDSADAAGYVIQISETNSFSPVTDGTSPVEDLDLSDGAGQAVVLQGVQSLFFEELDESTEYFFRILPYSNLGVDTDYKTDGSPPTTSAETGNLPTGDLLITQYYEGTGNNKYLELTNVSALPIALDGLILTAWSNASTEDWKTGASVTTRVTPLDGITLAAGSTIVVANGAASSPISPSDAAIPGSSGGDVEATFFNGDDSVVLFAGASQAPGTIIDAISFTDEANEGDGEGQDKSFVRLTTSPGYDLVAGSNVTSFPSVWGEVTLATVNSASPGDDEFLGSSALGNPPPTVSFTSTSFVEGEDVGTVDLTLQLLDPDGTEVSVDVAFVSGSSTGILADIDSYTTQTVVFPSSAASGATQTVTVTITDDGDEEPTETAVFALVNLQTTGSAVIGSASQATVTIQDNDTPIPNLFISEVADPGDDPSARFVEIYNPTSSPIDLTVGNWNLLLYFNANATPGATIALTGTIPANGTYVIGQGSFEGAYGTPPNATGNINANGDDNYELRFGGDAVTGILVDVYGQPGTDGSGESWEFEDSRAVRLNTVTTGRTTFEASEWAILGANVANATPGVHPETILTPPTNAVAQAQGASAINISFTPSDGNDVVLIFSTTQSFTAPTGATPTVGDSFAGGTVLSVGTTSPVQHTGLTASTNYFYALYSNSGTDYSAGVFVSVATDAFDGLINSEDFEGTPGWVNQSLLGADLGGEWRVEEGEMVADGFDVLVNQAHYLVSPEFDFTSASNVVIEFDYGESQTGPTLGLFYSTDYSGTGAPTAGGDTWTLIPFTFEEDLSNPADTFTSFSAQVELPEILEGESSVYLSFLYTSDGTVSGSRIWFIDNIVVRLLPDLSDPLQAFLNLYGLTSADFNDDSGDNDGLVVLLEYLLNSNPNEPTRFAFEAGLYDLDGPDSYTFPGTDYLGIRFTSPRDGEAESVVISLIGSDDLGITDAFAAISFDYVGPTNNGDGTFTHHYVQSTPISDPDAKPFIQLQVVEDVE; this is encoded by the coding sequence ATGTTGCTCCTGACAGTGACCGTGGAGCATGATTTAACTGAAACGAATGAACGACACGTGAAAAAATACCTGACCTTCCTAATTACGACCTCTCTCTTTGCCAGTGTTTGTAGCGCTCAAATAACTTCGGAGGCCGTCGTGTCTGCCACGATCGAAGACGATGGTATCAACGGAACATCCCTGTTCTTTGCGCAAAACAATAATTCGAATTTCGATGAGTACAGCCTGGCTGGGTTTTTATTATCTCAAACTAATTTTGGCGATTTGGAAGTGGCCGATATTTCTTCTGCAGTATTGACGCTTACTGTCTCGGATCAGTTCTTTTCGGCTACAGGCCCGTTCTCGATTTTGTTTACGACGGACTCGTCGACAGACCTTGGTGGTTACAGCAGTTTGCTTTTCGACTCGAATTCTACCTATGGAATCAACGCCTCAGATTTTACCGACGCGCCAGTAGTTGTTGGGACTGGAAATTACGCGTTTAGCGGGAATAACGGTGGTGGGACGACTGTTGACATCTCTCTCGATCTAAGTGTTTTCGAGGCAGAACTAATTGCGGCGATTAATGCAGGTGAGCCATTCAATCTTCTCATAGGTTCACTGAATTCGGATTCAACAATCGCGACATTTGCTGGGGCGGGGGTTTCTGGAGCACCCTTGTTGGAGATCACAGCCACTACGACCGGAGTTAATCCTGAGCCATCAGCTCACCCGACCTCTTTTGATTCAGCGGTCCAGTTTAATTCGATTCAATTGGTTTGGGTCGATTCTGCAGACGCTGCGGGATACGTGATCCAAATCTCTGAGACCAATTCCTTCTCACCAGTAACTGACGGCACCTCGCCTGTTGAGGACCTCGATTTGAGTGACGGAGCGGGTCAGGCTGTCGTTCTTCAGGGGGTCCAGTCTTTATTCTTTGAAGAACTCGATGAGTCTACGGAATACTTCTTCCGTATTCTCCCATACAGTAACCTGGGTGTTGATACCGATTACAAGACGGATGGATCGCCACCCACTACAAGTGCGGAGACCGGCAATCTCCCGACTGGAGACCTTTTGATAACACAATATTACGAAGGGACGGGCAACAATAAGTATCTTGAACTGACCAACGTCTCTGCGTTACCAATTGCTTTGGATGGCCTGATTTTGACTGCATGGTCCAATGCCTCGACAGAGGATTGGAAGACCGGTGCTTCAGTCACCACCCGCGTAACTCCGCTTGACGGAATCACCCTAGCAGCCGGATCGACTATTGTGGTTGCTAATGGAGCAGCGAGTAGCCCAATCTCTCCAAGTGACGCTGCGATTCCCGGGAGTAGTGGCGGAGATGTCGAAGCTACGTTTTTCAATGGAGATGATTCCGTTGTCTTGTTCGCTGGAGCTTCTCAAGCCCCCGGGACGATTATCGATGCGATAAGCTTTACAGACGAAGCGAACGAGGGTGACGGTGAAGGTCAAGATAAGAGCTTTGTCCGGCTTACGACGAGTCCAGGTTATGATTTAGTCGCTGGATCCAACGTAACTAGCTTTCCCTCTGTTTGGGGAGAGGTCACTTTGGCTACTGTGAATTCTGCCAGTCCCGGAGATGATGAATTTCTGGGAAGCAGCGCACTTGGTAATCCACCACCAACGGTTTCGTTTACCTCTACTTCCTTCGTCGAAGGTGAAGACGTTGGAACGGTTGACCTTACTTTGCAATTACTGGATCCAGATGGAACCGAAGTCTCGGTCGACGTTGCCTTTGTCTCTGGATCCAGCACTGGAATTCTCGCAGACATTGATTCCTACACGACGCAGACGGTCGTTTTTCCTAGTAGTGCCGCGTCAGGAGCCACCCAAACCGTTACGGTAACCATTACGGATGATGGTGACGAAGAGCCGACGGAAACGGCTGTTTTTGCACTTGTGAATCTGCAGACAACAGGATCAGCGGTCATCGGTAGCGCTTCTCAGGCCACTGTTACTATCCAAGACAATGATACGCCGATTCCCAATCTCTTCATCTCAGAGGTGGCAGATCCAGGTGACGATCCAAGCGCACGCTTCGTTGAAATCTACAACCCGACAAGTAGCCCTATCGATTTAACCGTAGGGAATTGGAATCTGTTGCTCTACTTCAATGCCAACGCGACACCCGGGGCTACGATCGCATTAACTGGAACAATTCCCGCGAATGGGACTTATGTCATTGGTCAGGGTTCGTTCGAGGGTGCTTATGGAACTCCGCCGAACGCAACCGGGAACATCAATGCCAACGGTGATGACAACTACGAACTTCGTTTCGGTGGCGACGCAGTGACAGGGATTTTAGTTGACGTTTATGGGCAGCCCGGGACGGACGGTTCGGGTGAATCGTGGGAATTTGAAGACTCCAGAGCGGTTCGGTTGAATACGGTGACCACGGGAAGGACGACCTTTGAAGCGTCTGAGTGGGCGATTTTAGGTGCTAATGTAGCTAATGCGACTCCGGGGGTTCATCCGGAAACGATCCTTACTCCACCAACCAACGCGGTAGCGCAGGCACAAGGAGCCAGTGCTATCAATATTTCTTTCACACCTTCCGATGGGAACGATGTAGTGCTGATCTTTAGCACCACTCAGTCATTCACTGCACCGACCGGTGCGACTCCTACCGTGGGTGACTCCTTCGCGGGCGGAACAGTTTTGTCGGTCGGGACTACATCGCCGGTGCAACATACGGGTCTTACCGCATCAACGAACTACTTCTATGCTCTCTACTCCAACAGCGGGACTGACTATTCGGCCGGGGTATTTGTTTCAGTGGCAACCGATGCCTTCGATGGGTTGATCAACAGTGAGGACTTTGAGGGGACTCCGGGTTGGGTAAATCAGAGTCTCTTAGGGGCTGACTTAGGCGGTGAGTGGCGGGTCGAGGAAGGAGAGATGGTCGCGGACGGTTTTGATGTTCTTGTCAACCAAGCGCACTACCTCGTCTCTCCAGAGTTTGATTTCACCTCCGCTTCCAATGTGGTCATTGAATTTGACTACGGGGAGTCTCAAACGGGGCCGACATTGGGTCTGTTCTACTCAACGGACTACTCAGGAACTGGGGCTCCTACCGCAGGTGGGGATACCTGGACCCTGATTCCTTTCACGTTTGAGGAAGACTTGAGCAACCCTGCGGATACTTTCACGAGCTTCTCGGCTCAGGTCGAACTCCCAGAGATTTTGGAAGGCGAGTCGAGTGTCTATTTGTCGTTCCTCTACACTTCTGATGGTACAGTCAGCGGATCGAGGATTTGGTTTATCGATAATATCGTGGTGCGTTTGCTACCTGATTTAAGCGATCCGCTACAGGCGTTTCTGAATTTGTATGGCCTGACCTCAGCGGACTTTAACGATGATTCCGGGGATAATGATGGTCTGGTGGTTCTTCTGGAGTACCTTTTGAACAGCAATCCGAACGAGCCCACTCGGTTCGCCTTCGAAGCGGGGTTATACGATCTGGATGGGCCTGACTCCTACACCTTCCCAGGGACCGATTATCTCGGAATTCGATTCACTAGTCCTCGTGACGGGGAAGCCGAAAGCGTCGTCATCAGTCTGATCGGGAGCGATGACCTCGGGATAACCGACGCTTTTGCGGCAATCAGTTTCGACTACGTCGGTCCAACTAACAATGGAGATGGGACCTTTACCCACCACTACGTCCAGTCGACACCGATTTCCGATCCTGACGCAAAGCCGTTTATCCAGCTGCAAGTGGTAGAGGACGTAGAGTAA
- the lpdA gene encoding dihydrolipoyl dehydrogenase, whose amino-acid sequence MAESSFDLIVLGAGPGGYVCALRAAQLGMKVALVDKRPELGGTCLNVGCIPSKALLHSTEVLTAARDHGSKHGIGGSIELDLAALMKNKDSVVGKLVGGVKQLVRARKIEIFQGTGSFVSPNKIAVSGETEAVIEGANVVIATGSKTVELPFLPFDGERIISSDEAIALTEVPERLIVVGGGAIGLEMGSVWQRMGAEVEVVEFLPKIAPTFDEEVSKLAERIFKKQGLKFHKSTKVTGFHESDDGKVVLEAEGPKGKVEFLADKILVSVGRAAMTDGLNLEAVGIEMDERGRVKVDDHFATGIDGIYAIGDVIKGPMLAHKAEEEGVALAENLAGHSGHVNYGVIPNVIYTDPEIASVGLTAEEAAEKGIAIKTGKFPLAANGRALATDATDGVVIVHADAKTDRVVGVQMVARNASELIAAAVTHMEYGGSAEDIARTVHAHPTLSEAFKEAALAVDGRALHSM is encoded by the coding sequence ATGGCTGAATCGTCGTTTGACCTGATCGTTCTAGGGGCTGGACCCGGGGGCTATGTTTGTGCTCTTCGCGCTGCTCAACTGGGGATGAAGGTGGCCCTGGTCGACAAGCGTCCGGAGCTGGGCGGCACCTGCCTGAATGTCGGTTGTATCCCTAGCAAGGCTCTCCTTCATTCTACCGAGGTACTCACCGCTGCCCGTGACCATGGAAGTAAGCATGGAATTGGGGGATCGATTGAATTGGATCTCGCTGCGTTGATGAAGAACAAGGACTCCGTCGTCGGAAAACTGGTTGGTGGGGTGAAACAACTGGTCCGCGCCCGGAAGATTGAAATTTTTCAAGGGACGGGATCTTTTGTTTCGCCGAATAAGATTGCGGTTTCTGGAGAAACAGAGGCCGTAATCGAGGGCGCCAATGTGGTCATTGCAACAGGTTCAAAAACGGTTGAGCTCCCGTTTCTGCCTTTTGATGGCGAACGGATTATTAGCAGTGACGAGGCCATTGCGCTTACGGAAGTTCCGGAAAGATTGATTGTCGTTGGGGGCGGTGCGATCGGTTTGGAAATGGGTTCGGTCTGGCAGCGGATGGGAGCGGAAGTCGAAGTGGTCGAGTTTCTCCCCAAAATCGCACCCACCTTTGACGAGGAGGTCAGTAAGTTAGCGGAGCGAATTTTCAAGAAACAGGGTCTGAAGTTCCATAAATCCACCAAGGTCACAGGCTTCCATGAGTCTGATGACGGCAAAGTGGTTTTGGAGGCCGAAGGGCCAAAAGGTAAAGTGGAGTTTCTGGCCGATAAGATCCTCGTTTCGGTCGGACGCGCCGCAATGACAGATGGCTTGAATCTGGAGGCGGTGGGTATCGAAATGGACGAGCGCGGACGGGTGAAAGTAGACGACCACTTTGCGACCGGAATTGACGGAATTTATGCGATAGGCGACGTGATCAAAGGACCCATGTTGGCGCACAAGGCCGAAGAAGAGGGAGTCGCCCTTGCGGAGAACCTAGCGGGCCATTCTGGTCATGTGAATTACGGTGTGATTCCCAATGTGATCTACACGGATCCCGAGATCGCTTCGGTGGGATTGACCGCCGAGGAAGCGGCAGAGAAGGGGATCGCGATTAAGACCGGCAAGTTTCCTTTGGCGGCGAACGGAAGAGCACTTGCTACCGATGCAACAGATGGCGTCGTGATCGTGCATGCGGATGCAAAGACTGATCGTGTAGTCGGTGTGCAGATGGTGGCACGAAATGCCTCTGAGTTGATTGCAGCCGCTGTCACCCACATGGAGTATGGGGGAAGCGCAGAAGATATCGCTCGAACGGTTCACGCACACCCGACTCTTTCAGAGGCTTTCAAGGAAGCCGCCCTTGCCGTAGACGGTCGCGCACTTCACTCGATGTAG